The Dendropsophus ebraccatus isolate aDenEbr1 chromosome 3, aDenEbr1.pat, whole genome shotgun sequence genome includes a region encoding these proteins:
- the LOC138786822 gene encoding uncharacterized protein has translation MEEWEYVEGHKDQYKDVMLEDQQPFPSAVRSSKRTAPERCPRPLLPQDQGEDGNNINAPETDVISDEQYKEDIATGKDLNSIKARDLTSEEEETDDSSNEQYNEDITTGMDVIPINDTDIMVKEEKRDDSSDELYREDISRRKDLIPVIDTDIRVKEETVVSSDEQYKEDITTGKDLNCINAIHKIKEETEYGSDQQYKEDITTGNHPGE, from the exons atggaggagtgggagtatgtagaaggacacaaggatcagtacaaggatgtgatgctggaggatcagcagcccttcccatcagcag tcagatccagtaagagaacagcaccagagagatgtccccgtcctcttctcccacaggatcag ggggaagatgggaacaatattaatgctccagagacagatgtgatcagtgatgagcagtataaggaggacatcgctacagggaaggatctgaattCTATTAAGGCTAGAGACCTAAcatcagaagaagaagagacagatgacagcagtaatgagcagtataacgaggacatcactacaggaatGGATGTGATCCCTATTAATGATACAGACATAATGGTAAAGGAAGAAAAgagagatgacagcagtgatgagctgTATAGGGAGGACATAAGTAGAAGAAAGGATCTGATCCCTGTTATTGATACAGACATAAGGGTGAAAGAAGAGACAgttgtgagcagtgatgagcagtataaggaggacatcactacagggaaggatctgaactgTATTAACGCTATACACAAAATTAAAGAAGAGACAGAATACGGCAGTGatcagcagtataaggaggacatcactacaggtaaccacccaggtgagtag